One genomic window of Terriglobia bacterium includes the following:
- a CDS encoding sulfite exporter TauE/SafE family protein, whose amino-acid sequence MVSFQLLFPVSVLAGFVGAMGGMGGGIILIPVLTFLGIDIKHAIAISILSVIATSSGSASAYVRDHLTNLKVGMFLEMFTIAGAIAGARITLASSPQPLYIIFGAVLLASWIALLMDKHPSGQKPASQDAFTRWLEMEGSYPDVVTGQTVEYKAVRAYMGAPLMFGAGIVAGLLGIGAGAVKVLIHDLVMGLPPKVSTTTSNLIIGVTALAGTSVYLAAGLINPGLAVPVILGVVGGAFLGTRVLVRLTNQAVRLFFLVILLLMAVEMITRGLQGI is encoded by the coding sequence ATGGTCTCATTTCAACTCTTATTTCCGGTTTCTGTCCTGGCAGGCTTCGTAGGCGCGATGGGCGGCATGGGGGGCGGGATCATTCTCATCCCCGTGCTCACATTCCTTGGAATCGACATCAAGCATGCCATCGCCATCAGCATCCTTTCCGTGATTGCAACTTCCAGCGGATCGGCCTCGGCGTATGTCCGCGACCACCTCACCAATCTTAAAGTGGGAATGTTTCTTGAAATGTTCACCATCGCCGGGGCGATCGCGGGGGCCCGCATCACTCTCGCATCGTCGCCGCAGCCCCTCTACATCATTTTTGGGGCGGTGCTGCTGGCGTCATGGATTGCGCTGCTGATGGATAAGCATCCCTCCGGGCAAAAGCCTGCGTCGCAGGACGCGTTTACCCGCTGGCTGGAGATGGAAGGCAGTTACCCGGATGTCGTTACCGGGCAAACGGTGGAGTACAAGGCCGTCCGGGCTTACATGGGCGCGCCCCTGATGTTTGGAGCAGGAATCGTGGCCGGCCTGCTCGGAATTGGCGCTGGCGCGGTGAAGGTCCTGATCCACGACCTGGTGATGGGTCTCCCTCCCAAGGTCTCCACCACCACCAGCAACCTGATTATCGGCGTCACGGCGCTCGCCGGCACCAGCGTTTACCTGGCGGCCGGACTCATCAATCCGGGGCTGGCCGTGCCGGTGATTCTGGGAGTGGTTGGCGGGGCTTTCCTGGGCACGCGAGTGCTGGTCCGCCTGACCAACCAGGCCGTGCGCCTATTCTTTCTTGTGATTCTGCTGCTCATGGCGGTTGAGATGATAACGAGGGGCCTGCAGGGCATTTAG
- a CDS encoding DUF1634 domain-containing protein: MSPPVPSTRTGPVGEARQFEMDSVVGVVLRDGILLSLGLIVLGMFWRWLRTGGLALDYQIAGTNLFEFVTGEVRLALHGSVRPRLLINLGIAVLMLTPFIRVAVSMVYFMGVLRNWKYTCFTAIVLIVLTYSLFLR; encoded by the coding sequence ATGAGTCCACCAGTTCCTTCCACCAGGACCGGGCCCGTAGGGGAGGCACGGCAGTTCGAGATGGATTCTGTGGTGGGTGTCGTCCTCCGGGACGGCATCTTGCTCAGCCTGGGGTTGATCGTTCTCGGGATGTTCTGGAGATGGCTCCGCACCGGTGGCCTGGCGCTGGATTACCAGATCGCCGGCACGAACCTGTTTGAATTCGTAACCGGAGAGGTCCGCCTGGCCTTGCATGGCAGTGTCCGGCCCCGCCTGCTGATTAATCTGGGCATTGCCGTGCTCATGCTCACGCCCTTCATTCGAGTGGCCGTGTCGATGGTTTACTTCATGGGGGTCCTCAGGAACTGGAAGTACACCTGCTTCACGGCTATTGTCCTTATTGTTCTCACTTACAGCCTGTTTCTGCGCTAG
- a CDS encoding cation:proton antiporter yields the protein MPLIEALLLLLLLSRTFGEISEHFGQPAMIGEIAAGVVLGPSLLGVVHFTDEIKAVADLGVLLLVFLAGMDMNLKTLWDSFRGRSASVAVAGFILPMLLGFLVGQAFHLGPTRSIFIGLCIAITALPVSVRILMDLGKVQTEIGQRIISAAVFNDVTSLLILGVILDVKVKGGGPSTALASTGIALFKAVTFMAVFILAARVAKRYSPHRFLRRKDRLYRILVRLKGRESAFAIALLFVIAFASFSQVLGLQFVVGAFFGSMLLSYEVLGEARFREVQKTASDITMGFLGPIFFAAIGLEFDAASLRDWWLVAAILAAAVVGKIFGGYAGGRLAKLTPMESWAVGIGLNGRGIMELVIANIALSNNFIGQRLFTALVLMAVVTTFATPFLLKIAYTQLPAAEPSAFGGAAEPRGEQAQTPVR from the coding sequence TTGCCGCTCATCGAAGCCTTACTCCTGCTTCTGCTGCTCTCCCGTACTTTCGGAGAAATCTCAGAACATTTCGGCCAGCCTGCCATGATTGGCGAAATCGCAGCAGGCGTGGTGCTGGGCCCTTCTCTCCTTGGAGTTGTCCACTTCACGGATGAAATCAAAGCCGTTGCCGATCTGGGCGTCCTGCTGCTGGTCTTCCTGGCCGGGATGGACATGAACCTGAAGACGCTGTGGGATTCCTTCCGCGGCCGCAGCGCGTCTGTTGCGGTGGCGGGCTTCATCCTGCCCATGCTGCTGGGATTCCTGGTGGGCCAGGCATTTCATCTGGGCCCCACGAGATCGATCTTTATCGGCCTCTGCATCGCCATCACCGCTCTTCCCGTAAGCGTTCGAATCCTGATGGACCTTGGGAAAGTGCAGACCGAGATCGGGCAAAGGATCATTTCGGCGGCCGTATTCAACGACGTGACATCCCTGCTGATCCTCGGCGTCATCCTCGACGTAAAAGTAAAGGGAGGGGGGCCTTCCACAGCCCTCGCCTCCACCGGGATTGCGCTGTTCAAGGCCGTCACCTTCATGGCCGTGTTCATCCTGGCCGCTCGAGTTGCCAAGCGCTATTCTCCCCATCGGTTTCTCCGGCGGAAAGACCGTCTTTACCGCATACTGGTCCGGCTGAAGGGCAGGGAGTCTGCCTTTGCCATCGCTCTGCTCTTTGTCATTGCGTTTGCCAGTTTTTCTCAGGTCCTGGGATTACAGTTCGTCGTGGGGGCATTTTTTGGTTCGATGCTGCTCAGTTACGAAGTGCTTGGTGAGGCCAGGTTCCGGGAAGTTCAGAAAACGGCTTCCGACATCACCATGGGGTTCCTCGGGCCCATTTTTTTCGCGGCAATCGGGCTTGAATTTGACGCTGCAAGCCTGAGAGATTGGTGGCTGGTCGCGGCGATTCTGGCAGCCGCTGTTGTGGGCAAAATCTTCGGCGGGTACGCGGGCGGCCGCCTCGCCAAACTGACGCCGATGGAAAGCTGGGCGGTCGGGATCGGCCTGAATGGCCGGGGAATCATGGAACTCGTCATCGCAAATATCGCCCTGTCCAATAATTTTATCGGGCAGCGCCTGTTCACCGCTCTCGTGCTCATGGCGGTGGTAACCACATTTGCCACGCCGTTCCTGCTGAAGATCGCATACACTCAGTTACCCGCCGCCGAACCGAGCGCCTTCGGCGGTGCTGCCGAGCCCCGCGGTGAACAAGCTCAAACGCCTGTAAGATGA
- the serA gene encoding phosphoglycerate dehydrogenase — MKALFLENIHETAAAPFIKDGYEVRTLQGSLDESALIDEVKDVEVLGIRSKTRVTARVLDAAPRLLVVGAFCIGTDQIELPACSDRGIAVFNDPHSNTRSVAELVLGEIIMLARRVFDGSVALHQGSWQKSAAGCHEVRGLTVGIVGYGKIGSQLSELAQAIGMKVIFNDVSEVLARGNAKKVSFEELLEKSDFVTLHVDGRPHNRGFFGADEFRLMKEGSYFLNLSRGFVVDHEALAENLRCGKLKGAAIDVFPKEPKAKGGAFTDKLQNLPNVVLTPHIGGSTEEAQLHIAHLVSARIHRYVEAGDTILSVNFPHCRLELAPEAHRLVHIHRNQPGMLLAINKVFGDRGINVERQVLDTRGEVGYAILDINQQWDPGLVSALESIPHTIRSRALY; from the coding sequence ATGAAAGCGCTATTTCTCGAAAACATTCACGAAACCGCCGCCGCTCCATTCATTAAGGACGGCTATGAAGTGAGAACGCTGCAAGGCAGTCTGGATGAGTCCGCGCTCATTGATGAGGTCAAGGACGTGGAGGTGCTGGGAATCCGCTCCAAGACCAGGGTCACGGCGCGCGTGCTGGACGCTGCCCCCCGGCTGCTGGTGGTAGGCGCGTTCTGCATCGGCACGGACCAGATTGAGCTGCCCGCCTGCTCGGACCGTGGCATCGCTGTCTTTAATGATCCCCATAGCAATACGCGCTCTGTGGCGGAGCTGGTGCTGGGAGAGATCATCATGCTGGCGCGGCGCGTCTTTGACGGCAGCGTGGCGCTCCACCAGGGGTCATGGCAGAAGAGCGCCGCAGGCTGCCACGAGGTGCGCGGCCTGACCGTGGGCATTGTGGGCTATGGCAAAATCGGCTCGCAGCTTTCAGAGCTGGCCCAGGCCATCGGGATGAAAGTGATCTTCAATGACGTGTCGGAGGTGCTGGCGCGCGGCAACGCCAAGAAGGTCAGCTTTGAGGAACTGCTCGAAAAATCGGATTTCGTAACGCTGCACGTTGACGGCCGCCCGCACAATCGGGGGTTCTTCGGCGCTGATGAGTTTCGGCTGATGAAAGAGGGGTCATATTTTCTGAACTTGAGCCGGGGCTTCGTGGTGGACCATGAGGCGCTTGCGGAAAACCTGCGCTGCGGAAAACTGAAAGGGGCGGCCATCGACGTTTTCCCGAAGGAGCCAAAGGCGAAAGGCGGCGCTTTTACCGATAAGCTGCAGAACCTCCCCAATGTGGTCCTCACGCCGCACATCGGCGGAAGCACGGAGGAGGCCCAGCTCCACATCGCGCATCTGGTTTCAGCGCGGATCCACCGTTACGTGGAAGCCGGCGATACCATCCTCAGCGTCAACTTCCCGCACTGCCGTCTTGAACTCGCGCCAGAGGCGCACCGCCTGGTGCACATCCATCGGAACCAGCCCGGCATGCTGCTGGCCATCAACAAGGTGTTCGGAGACCGGGGAATCAACGTGGAACGCCAGGTGCTGGATACCAGGGGCGAAGTCGGCTACGCCATACTCGACATCAACCAGCAATGGGACCCAGGGCTGGTCAGCGCGCTTGAAAGCATACCGCACACCATCCGCTCCCGAGCCCTTTACTAG